From a single Salmo salar chromosome ssa22, Ssal_v3.1, whole genome shotgun sequence genomic region:
- the LOC106583380 gene encoding parapinopsin, producing MMQLLASLPNATSYLGTSPEGEELLPRAGFITLSIVMAMFTVPAIVLNSTVIVVSLMNKQLRQPLNYALVNMAVADLGTALTGGVLSVVNNALGYFSLGRTGCIIEGFSVALFGITSLCTVALIAIERMFVVSKPLGPISFQTKHAVVGVTLSWVWSLIWNTPPLFGWGRYELEGVGTSCAPDWHNRDPSNVSYILCYFLLCFAVPFLIIVASYSKLIYTLRQVSAMGCIEGGAAAKAEAKVARMVVLMVVTFLISWLPYATLALVVVSHPDAHISPLLGTVPVYLAKSSTVYNPLIYLYMNKQFRRYAVPFLLCGRDPWPSEEEGSEMQTTVATINNKVSPS from the exons ATGATGCAGCTGCTAGCCTCTCTCCCCAACGCTACGTCCTACCTGGGAACGTCCCCCGAGGGCGAGGAGCTCCTGCCCCGAGCCGGCTTCATCACCCTCTCCATCGTCATGGCGATGTTCACCGTACCGGCCATCGTGTTGAACTCCACGGTGATCGTGGTGTCACTGATGAACAAGCAGCTGAGGCAACCTCTGAACTACGCCCTGGTCAACATGGCCGTAGCTGACCTGGGGACAGCGCTGACTGGTGGGGTTCTGTCTGTGGTCAACAACGCTCTGGGGTACTTCTCCCTGGGACGGACCGGCTGTATCATAGAGGGATTCTCTGTGGCTCTGTTTG gtATCACGTCACTGTGCACGGTAGCTCTGATTGCCATAGAGAGGATGTTTGTGGTGAGCAAGCCGCTAGGACCAATCTCGTTCCAGACCAAGCATGCGGTTGTGGGTGTGACCTTGTCTTGGGTTTGGTCTCTCATCTGGAACACCCCGCCCCTATTCGGCTGGGGAAG GTACGAGCTGGAGGGCGTGGGGACGTCGTGCGCCCCGGACTGGCACAACCGGGACCCCAGTAATGTGTCATATATCCTGTGCTACTTCCTGCTGTGTTTCGCCGTACCCTTCCTCATCATCGTGGCCTCTTACTCTAAACTCATTTACACTTTAAGACAG gtcTCTGCAATGGGCTGTATAGAAGGGGGTGCAGCAGCCAAGGCGGAAGCTAAGGTGGCCCGCATGGTGGTTCTGATGGTGGTTACTTTCCTGATCAGCTGGCTGCCCTACGCTACCCTGGCCCTTGTGGTGGTCTCCCACCCTGATGCCCACATTAGCCCTCTGCTGGGCACCGTGCCAGTCTACCTGGCCAAGAGCAGCACCGTGTACAACCCTCTCATCTACCTCTACATGAACAAACAG TTCCGGAGATATGCAGTGCCCTTCCTGCTGTGTGGGAGGGACCCATGGCCATCTGAGGAGGAGGGGTCAGAGATGCAGACCACTGTGGCAACCATCAACAACAAAGTCTCCCCCAGTTGA